The following proteins are co-located in the Acidimicrobiales bacterium genome:
- a CDS encoding C4-type zinc ribbon domain-containing protein, translated as MAPLDILLEVQDRDTTLDQLAHRRATLPARAELAAVETRLDDVGDRTARAEADRRALSERQGRLESDIAAVARRIHEVEGRMYSGEVAASRELMAMSEEVDSLNRRRRELEEMAFEVMAAGEPVDAQLARLATERRTAESEAERLLGVIGEGEAEIDAEVAAETEARATLAAKLPDELTQRYERLRVRLGGIGAARLEHGSCGGCHLALPAVELDHIRRAPPDAIITCEQCGRILVR; from the coding sequence GTGGCTCCCCTCGACATCCTTCTGGAGGTTCAGGACCGGGACACGACCCTCGACCAGCTTGCGCACCGACGGGCCACCCTTCCCGCCCGAGCCGAGCTGGCGGCGGTCGAGACGCGCCTCGATGACGTCGGTGATCGGACCGCCCGAGCCGAGGCCGACCGGCGGGCCCTATCTGAGCGCCAGGGACGTCTCGAGTCTGATATCGCCGCCGTGGCCCGACGCATCCACGAGGTCGAAGGTCGGATGTACTCGGGCGAGGTGGCAGCGTCGAGGGAGCTCATGGCCATGTCGGAGGAGGTCGACTCGCTCAACCGGCGTCGGCGGGAGCTCGAGGAGATGGCCTTCGAGGTCATGGCGGCCGGCGAGCCCGTCGACGCCCAGCTGGCCCGGCTCGCGACCGAGCGCAGGACGGCCGAGAGCGAGGCTGAACGGCTCCTCGGGGTGATCGGCGAGGGCGAGGCCGAGATCGATGCCGAGGTGGCGGCGGAGACGGAGGCCCGCGCGACACTGGCGGCCAAGCTGCCCGACGAGCTCACCCAGCGCTACGAGCGCCTGAGGGTCCGGCTCGGAGGCATCGGAGCGGCGCGCCTCGAGCACGGTTCGTGCGGCGGTTGCCACCTCGCTCTGCCCGCGGTCGAGCTCGATCACATCCGCCGGGCGCCACCCGACGCGATCATCACCTGTGAGCAGTGTGGGCGCATCCTCGTCCGCTGA